The sequence CGAGCTGGTGGGCGAGAACGGCCACGCGGGCGCGACGGCCGCGGTGTTCGCCGACGTGCCGCTCGGGGCGAGGTTCTGGATCGGCGCGCAGGCGCGCTACGGGCTGCTCCGCCCGCGCGACGTGGAGCGCTTCACCTGGAACCCCGCGGCGCCACTGGACAGCCTGGTTGCGCTGCGCCCGTTCCGCCGCGAGCCGGGGGACCGGCTGGAGGCCACCGTCGCGCCGCACTTCCAGGTCACGGACGAGATCGCGCTGCTCGGGCGGTACGGCTTCGCCCGGGTGGGCGCGACGGTCTACACCGGCGCGGATCCCGACCCGGGCACCAACGTGGCGGGGCTGGAGAGCACCGCCGCGGGGACGCTGCACACGCTGGGAGTGGGGATGACCTACAGCACCATGGGCGCGTTCGTGCAGGGCCGGACCGCCATCCCGCTGGAGATCTGGCTTGCCTACGACGGCGCGGTGGCCGGGAGCGGGGGCGTGCCGGACCTGGGGAGGGTGACGCTGGCGGGGCGGATCTGGGTGCCGGCCTGGGGAGGGCGGTGAGGGGGAAGTGCGAAAGTGCCGGAGTGCGAGAATGGAACGGCGCCCCAACGGGAGATCCCGGTGGGGCGCCGCCATTTAGCGAGTCGAGGATCAGGATCAGGCTGCGCCGACGCCGCGCTCCAGCAGCTCGCGGGCGTGCTCTAGCGAGACGGTGCTCTCGGGGTCGCCGCCCAGCATCCGCGCGATCTCCTGCACCCGTGTCCCCTCATCGAGCGGGTGCACCTCGGTGGTGGTGCGCCCCGCCTTCTCGCGCTTCACCACCAGGAGGTGGTTGTGCGCGCGCGAGGCGATCTGCGGCAGGTGCGTGATGGCGAACACCTGGTGGCTCCCCGCCACCGCGCGCATCTTGTCGCCCACCTGCAGCGCCACCCGCCCGCCGATCCCGGTGTCCACCTCGTCGAAGATCAGCGTGGGCACGGAGTCCAGGCGCGCGAGGATGGTCTTGAGCGCCAGCATCACCCGCGCCAGCTCGCCGCCGGAGGCCACCTGCGCGATGGGCTTGGGGTCGAACCCCTTGTTGAGCGAGACGCGGAACTCCACCTCCTCGGCCCCGTGCGAGCCGGGGGCCGGGAGCGGCACGGCCGCGGCCTCGAAGCGGCCGCCGGTCATCCCCAGCTCGGGGAAGATGGCGTTCACTTCCTTGGCGAGCGCGGTCATGGCCTTCGCGCGGCGCTTCGTGAGCTCCGCCGCGAGGCGCGTCAGCTCCTCCGCCGCCTCGCGCTCGCGCCGCTGCAGCTCTTCCAGCTCGAAGGACGCACCCTCCAGCAGGTCCAGCTCGCCGCGCGCCTTCGCGCCGGTCTCGATCACGTCCGCCAGCTCCGGCCCGTACTTGGTCTTCAGGCGGAAGAACAGGTCCTGGCGGCGGCGGATCTCCTCCAGCCGCTCCGGGTCGTGCTCCACGGAGCGGGCGTACTCCTCCATCCGCTCGCCCAGCTCCTGCAGTGCGTAGTATCCGGTGTCGTACAGCTCCTGGAGCGAGGCCTGCCCCGGGTCGATCCGGATGAGCTGGTCGAGCGCGCGCTGCAGGCTCCCCAGCCGCGACACCAGCGCGGAGCTCCCCCCGGCGACGGCGTCGTAGAGGCTCCCGGAGAGAGCGGTCAGCTCCTCCGCGTGCGTGAGGCGGCTGGCCTCCGCGTCCAAATCCTCCTCCTCGTCCGCCTTGAGCTTCGCGCCCTCGATCTCCTCCAGCTGGAAGCGGAGGAAGTCCACCCGCTGCGCGGCCTCGCGCCGGCGCCGCTCCAGCTCCTCAATGTCGCGGCGCGCGGCCAGGAGCGTGCGGTGCGCTTCCGCCACCCGGCCCGCGAGCTCCACGTTGCCGGCGTAGGCGTCCAGGATGGCGCGCTGCTCCTCGCGGCGCAGGAGCGTCTGGTGCTCGTGCTGCCCGTGCAGGTCCACCAGCGCGCGCCCCAGCTCGCCGAGCACCGTCGCCGTGGTCGGGGAGCCGTTGATCCAGGCGCGGCTGCGCCCCTCGGCGGCCACCTCGCGCTTGAGGACGATCACGCCGTCCTCCGGCTCCACCCCGCGCTCGTCCAGGAGGCGGGCGATGTCGTCGCGCCCGTTCACCTCGAAGACGCCCTCCACGGAGGCGCGGTCGGAGCCGGCGCGGACCACGTCGGTGGACGCGCGCTCCCCCAGCAGCAGGGAGAGAGCGCCGACGATGATCGACTTCCCCGCCCCGGTCTCGCCCGTGAGCACGTTGAGCCCGGGGCCGAGGCGGACGGAGAGCTGGTCGATCAGCGCGAAGTTGCGGATGCGGAGCTCGGAAAGCATGCGCGAAGATACCCCGAAGACGGGTCGCGGTTCGTGCTTCGTGGACGGGTCGGAAGAGCCGTCAGAGGAGCACCTGCGTCGCCAGGCCCAGCAGCAGCAGGAAACCCACCAGGTCCGTAAACGTCGTCACGAAGATGGACGACGCCACCGCCGGGTCCACCCCCACGCGCTCCAGGATGATGGGGACGAAGGCGCCGGCGAACCCGGCCACGGAAAGGTTCAGCCACATGGCCAGCATCACCACCGCGCCGAGCAGCGGGTTGCCGTTCAGCGCCCACGCGATCACCGCGACCGAGGCGCCGATGGCGAGGCCGTTCCCGATCCCCACGAGCAGCTCCTTGCCGACGATGCTCCAGCGGTCGCCGAGCGTCTCCTGCGATAGGGCGAGACGGCGCACGGTGACCGCCAGCGCCTGCGTCCCCGCGTTCCCGCCCATCCCCGCGACCACCGGCATCCAGGCGGCGAGGAGGGGGAGGGCGCTCACCGTGTCCTCGAAGAACACCACCACCGAGGCGGCGGCGAAGGCGGTGAGCAGGTTCACGAAGAGCCAGGGGAGGCGTGAGCGCACGGCGTCCCACCAGCCGCCGCGGATCTCCTCCTCCTCCGAGACGCCGCCGAACTTGAGGATGTCTTCGGTGGTCTCGGCCTCGATGACGTCGATCACGTCGTCGAAGGTGATCCGCCCCAGGAGGTGGCCGTCGTCGTCCACCACCGGCACGGCGGCCAGGTTGTAGCGGGCGAGGACGCGCCCCACCTCCTCCTGGTCCTCTCCCGGCGCCACGGTGGCGACCACCTCCTCCACCATGTCCATCACCTTCGCGTCCGGGCGGGCGATCACCAGCGCCTGGAGGGGAACGGTGCCGCACAGGCGGTTCCCCTCGTCCACCACGAAGATGCTGTAGAACTCCCCGACCTCCTGCCCCTGCCGCCGGACCTCCTCGATGGCCTCCGCCGCGTTCAGGGTGTGGCGCACGGAGACCAGCTCCGTGGTCATCAGCCCGCCGGCCGACTCCTCGTCGTACTCCAGGAGCTGCCGGATCTCCCCGGCCTCCTCCAGGGAGAGCGAGGCCAGAACCCGGTCCTGCTCCTCCGGGTCCAGCTCGCCGATGATGTCGGCAGCGTCGTCGTCGGAGAGCTCCGCGAGCACCGCGGCCATCTGGTCCGGCTCCAGGCCGGCCAGCGAATCCTCCGGGTGCTCCTCCCACTCCATCTCCGAGAGCGCCTCGGCCGCCAGGGCGGGGTCCTGGGCGAGGACGCGGAGCACGCGCGCCCGGTCGTCCTCGTCCAGCGCCTCCAGCAGGTCGGCGACGTCCGGGGCGTGGAACTCGGAGAGGAACGCCCCCAGCGCTTCGACGTCCCCGGCCGCGAGCAGCTCGTGGAGACGGTCGAGCGGGTCCGCCACCGGGGGGGGCGGAGGCGCGGGAGCGGGCGGGGACGGCGGCACCGCGGTGCTCATGGGTGGACGCGCCTCACGGCGTCCCGCCGGCATCCAGGAGTTCGCGGAGGATCTCCTCCTGCCGCCGGAACATCTCCGACCCGGCGCGCTCCTCGCCCTCCGGGTGGTCGTGGCCGACCACGTGGAGGGTTCCATGGACCGCGAGACGCAGCAGCTCCTCCGCCGCGTCCACTCCCAGCTCGCCCGCCTGCCGGAGCGCCTGGTCGAGCCCCACGTACACGTCGCCCAGCACCGGCTCCCCCTCGCCGTGCAGCGCGAAGGAGATCACGTCCGTGGGGCGGTCGTGGCCCAGGTACTCGCGGTTGAGCTCGGTGATCTCCGCGTCGCCCAGGAAGGCGACCGACACCTCGGCGGCGGCATGCCCCTCGGCGCGCAGGGTCGCGCGGACGGCGCGCTCCACGGCCGCCGGGTCCAGGGGGATGGTCACGCCCTCCCCGAGGCTCACCTCCACCTCGATGCGGTCCATGGCTCCCTCAGGCGCTGGCCGGGACCTCCGCCGGTGCCGCGGGGACGCCCTGATCGGCTGCGTCGCTCCGGGGGGCCGGCGGGTAGTCGATGCGGTGGTGGTACATCCCCGAGAGGACCCGGGCGAGCTGCTCCCTGACCACCTCCAGGTCGCGCAGCGTCAGCGGGCACTCGTCGAGCTGCCCTGCGGCGATCTTCCCGGCGACGATCCGCTCCACCAGCTCGCGGAGCCGGTCCGGGGTGGGATCGGGGAGGACGTGGGCGGCGGACTCCACCGAGTCGGCCATCATCAGCACCGCCGTCTCCCGGGTCTGCGGCTTCGGCCCCATGTAGGTGAAGTCCTGCGGGTTGACGCTGCCGTCCGGGTCCGCCTCCTTCGCCTTCTCGTAGAAGAAGGAGATGGACTGCGTCCCGTGGTGCTCCCGGATGAACGCCTTCACCGGCGCGGGAAGGTTCGCCTCGTCGGCCAGCCGCAGCCCCTCGATCACGTGGCTCCGCACGATCGCCGCGCTCATGGCGGGCTTCAGCTTGTCGTGCGGGTTCCGCCCCTTGGGCTGGTTCTCGATGAAGTACTGCGGCTTCGCGACCTTGCCGATGTCGTGGTAGTACGCCCCCACCCGCGCCAGCAGCGAGTTCGCGCCGATAGCGTGGCACGCCGCCTCGGCCAGGTTGGCGACGTTGATGGTGTGGTGGAAGGTGCCGTTCGCCTCCCGCTGCAGCCGCCGGAGCAGCGGGCGGTTGGTGTCGGAAAGCTCCAGGAGCATCGCGTCGGTGGTGACCCGGGCCCAGGACTCCATGAGCGGGAGGAAGCCGATGGCGACCACCGACGAGAGCACGGCGCTCGCCACCCCCCACGCCACCCCGTTGATGATGTCCGGGCCCTCGCGCGAGCGCAGCAGGCCCAGCGTGACCGCCACCAGCGCATACGCCACGGCGATGATCACGACGAAGAGCCAGGTCTGCGACCGGCGCTGCGCGGCCCGGACGCTGAACGCCGCCGCCGCGCCGGTCACCGCCGCCGTGAAGGGGACGGTGATCCCGAGGAAGGGCGCCTGCCCGCCCAGAAGGAGCGCCAGCAGGAGCGCGAGAGACAGCCCCAGCCGCCCCCCCCAGAGCGTGGCGACGATCAGCACCGCGAAGGTGAAGGGGATCAGCTCCTGCGGGAGGGCGGCCCAGGAGATCAGGGCCGCGGTGGCGGCCACCGCGGTGACCAGGACGCCCAGCAGGAGCAGGGCGCGCAGGTCGTCGTACAGCGTCCGCCGCGACAGCCAGAGGAGGAGCCCCAGGATGGCGAGGATGGAGGCATTGAAGAGGACGGCGCCGACGGCCCGGCTCAGGGTGTTCTCGACCGTGTCGTCCAGCCCGCGCTCGGCGAGCGTGGCCTGGTAGGCGCGCAGCCGCTTCTCCTCGCGCTCGCCGATCTGCTCGCGGGCGCCCACGATCTTCTCGCCGCTGAGCACCGTGGCGGCCACGGGGTCCACCGCCGCGCGCGCGCGGGCGCGCGCCGCCTCCGTCTCGCGCTCGTTGAAGGCCAGGCTCGGCTGGAAGTAGCGGATCAGGAGGAGGCGCTGCAGCTCGGCCGCGTCGGGCCCCAGCTCCGAGGGGAGCTGGGCCGACGCGAGCCGGTAGAACTGGTCCGGAGTTATGATCGAGTCCACCGGCGCGATCCGCTCCCCGCCGACGGCGCCGCGGACCCGCACGGCGGAGATCCCCTCCCGCTCCAGCGAGGTCGGCGCCACCCCCACCGGCAGGATGTCCCGCACCGCGCGCTCGGTGGCGTCCACGAGCCGCGCCCGCCGGTCGGGGTCGATGAGCAGCTCCACGGAGCCCGGCGTGGCCGCCACGCGGCTCCCCCGGAGGGCGGCCTGGACCCCCGCCCGCGGGTCCGGCTCGTTCCCCAC is a genomic window of Longimicrobiaceae bacterium containing:
- the recN gene encoding DNA repair protein RecN gives rise to the protein MLSELRIRNFALIDQLSVRLGPGLNVLTGETGAGKSIIVGALSLLLGERASTDVVRAGSDRASVEGVFEVNGRDDIARLLDERGVEPEDGVIVLKREVAAEGRSRAWINGSPTTATVLGELGRALVDLHGQHEHQTLLRREEQRAILDAYAGNVELAGRVAEAHRTLLAARRDIEELERRRREAAQRVDFLRFQLEEIEGAKLKADEEEDLDAEASRLTHAEELTALSGSLYDAVAGGSSALVSRLGSLQRALDQLIRIDPGQASLQELYDTGYYALQELGERMEEYARSVEHDPERLEEIRRRQDLFFRLKTKYGPELADVIETGAKARGELDLLEGASFELEELQRREREAAEELTRLAAELTKRRAKAMTALAKEVNAIFPELGMTGGRFEAAAVPLPAPGSHGAEEVEFRVSLNKGFDPKPIAQVASGGELARVMLALKTILARLDSVPTLIFDEVDTGIGGRVALQVGDKMRAVAGSHQVFAITHLPQIASRAHNHLLVVKREKAGRTTTEVHPLDEGTRVQEIARMLGGDPESTVSLEHARELLERGVGAA
- the mgtE gene encoding magnesium transporter; the encoded protein is MSTAVPPSPPAPAPPPPPVADPLDRLHELLAAGDVEALGAFLSEFHAPDVADLLEALDEDDRARVLRVLAQDPALAAEALSEMEWEEHPEDSLAGLEPDQMAAVLAELSDDDAADIIGELDPEEQDRVLASLSLEEAGEIRQLLEYDEESAGGLMTTELVSVRHTLNAAEAIEEVRRQGQEVGEFYSIFVVDEGNRLCGTVPLQALVIARPDAKVMDMVEEVVATVAPGEDQEEVGRVLARYNLAAVPVVDDDGHLLGRITFDDVIDVIEAETTEDILKFGGVSEEEEIRGGWWDAVRSRLPWLFVNLLTAFAAASVVVFFEDTVSALPLLAAWMPVVAGMGGNAGTQALAVTVRRLALSQETLGDRWSIVGKELLVGIGNGLAIGASVAVIAWALNGNPLLGAVVMLAMWLNLSVAGFAGAFVPIILERVGVDPAVASSIFVTTFTDLVGFLLLLGLATQVLL
- the ybeY gene encoding rRNA maturation RNase YbeY, which translates into the protein MDRIEVEVSLGEGVTIPLDPAAVERAVRATLRAEGHAAAEVSVAFLGDAEITELNREYLGHDRPTDVISFALHGEGEPVLGDVYVGLDQALRQAGELGVDAAEELLRLAVHGTLHVVGHDHPEGEERAGSEMFRRQEEILRELLDAGGTP
- a CDS encoding HDIG domain-containing protein yields the protein GGRRGTAAPPQARERGRSARVVHHGLRFLLLFAVAAAVYLLFPPARVSDSAALERGMVAPADVVAEFGFQVPKDPAELRREQEEAARSVPPVYDFRPAAADSVLAGIRGFFAAVGTVVGNEPDPRAGVQAALRGSRVAATPGSVELLIDPDRRARLVDATERAVRDILPVGVAPTSLEREGISAVRVRGAVGGERIAPVDSIITPDQFYRLASAQLPSELGPDAAELQRLLLIRYFQPSLAFNERETEAARARARAAVDPVAATVLSGEKIVGAREQIGEREEKRLRAYQATLAERGLDDTVENTLSRAVGAVLFNASILAILGLLLWLSRRTLYDDLRALLLLGVLVTAVAATAALISWAALPQELIPFTFAVLIVATLWGGRLGLSLALLLALLLGGQAPFLGITVPFTAAVTGAAAAFSVRAAQRRSQTWLFVVIIAVAYALVAVTLGLLRSREGPDIINGVAWGVASAVLSSVVAIGFLPLMESWARVTTDAMLLELSDTNRPLLRRLQREANGTFHHTINVANLAEAACHAIGANSLLARVGAYYHDIGKVAKPQYFIENQPKGRNPHDKLKPAMSAAIVRSHVIEGLRLADEANLPAPVKAFIREHHGTQSISFFYEKAKEADPDGSVNPQDFTYMGPKPQTRETAVLMMADSVESAAHVLPDPTPDRLRELVERIVAGKIAAGQLDECPLTLRDLEVVREQLARVLSGMYHHRIDYPPAPRSDAADQGVPAAPAEVPASA